ATGCagaaatattgatttttaaccaaaattatacatgtatatatgtatgtatctatagGTGAGAAGAAATAGTTCATAGAGTCCAATGTCGCAATCAAAAGATCCTTTTGAAGCGGCATTTGAGGAAGTAAACGATTCACCGCCTGAATCTCCATCTGCCCGTGATGAGACTGCGTCGCAAACTCTAGCACCACAACCGAACATTAACTCTCAGAGATATGATTTGGAAAACAAGATTCATCATTTGGGCCAACAGAAAGCACGATCTAAAATGGCGTCGACAAGTACAGGTGCTCCTAGTAATAAGAacaaagaagatgatgatgaggaagaagaGGATAATATGGATGTTGAACTTGGAAAATTTCATTCTAAAGGAGACCCGGATAAAATGGCCAAGATGCAgtaagttttattttgttgaatGTTTTCTCGGTGCGTTTGAAATATAGTTATTGGTcatcgtttgtttgattattagTGAGATGTCTACTACAATGCCCTTAAGGATTCTTGGTTACCCAAATCAATTTTTAGTGATATTTAGAGCAGCCAAAGTGGTCTATCTGCCGTGTGATGGTCACCACGGGCTGAACACGACTCTGTGTTTGGTCATTAGGTGTGATCATCACAGGGATGCCACAGTGTGGATCCCTCACTCTGTGGTTTTGTAGggattttgttcttttattagcTCAGTGTGATTATTTAGAGTAAAAAAGGAGTTCATTGCGAGGACAATGTGATGTTGATGTGGCAATTT
The sequence above is drawn from the Erigeron canadensis isolate Cc75 chromosome 4, C_canadensis_v1, whole genome shotgun sequence genome and encodes:
- the LOC122597832 gene encoding transcription initiation factor TFIID subunit 11-like, producing the protein MSQSKDPFEAAFEEVNDSPPESPSARDETASQTLAPQPNINSQRYDLENKIHHLGQQKARSKMASTSTGAPSNKNKEDDDEEEEDNMDVELGKFHSKGDPDKMAKMQSILSQFTEEQMSRYESFRRSGFQKSNMKRLLASITGSAKISMPMTIVVSGIAKIFVGELVETARMVMAERKELGPIRPCHIREAYRRLKLEGKIPKRSVPRLFR